A single window of Watersipora subatra chromosome 11, tzWatSuba1.1, whole genome shotgun sequence DNA harbors:
- the LOC137407805 gene encoding uncharacterized protein, whose protein sequence is MEALHQETFSVKFENTTDKICETTLSSERTVTASYEVDVHSSVQVGHNLQLSLEAGGDESMGKFSASYEFNKMLEQYKGEKTTKEQTTKMNTECPVEVKALSVTEAKFVTTYQDFKKTFNISSEFSGRLGVDIREKKKRGKKGFYKHLNIDVCDVFSDLKAKRDSPIADRIFISGTRPNWVVEYTSAATFSSSHGVDQHVRILNYPLPRHD, encoded by the exons ATGGAGGCTTTGCACCAAGAGACGTTTTCTGTAAAG TTTGAAAATACGACTGATAAAATATGTGAGACAACTCTATCATCAGAGAGGACTGTGACAGCAAGCTATGAAGTGGATGTTCATAGCAGTGTTCAAGTGGGACACAACCTCCAGCTTTCTTTAGAAGCAGGAGGAGATGAATCTATG GGGAAATTTTCAGCATCCTACGAGTTTAATAAAATGCTCGAGCAATACAAAGGTGAGAAGACAACAAAAGAACAGACAACAAAGATGAATACAGAGTGTCCTGTGGAGGTTAAAGCACTGAGTGTCACAGAGGCAAA GTTTGTGACAACCTATCAAGACTTTAAGAAGACATTTAATATCTCTTCAGAGTTTTCTGGAAGACTTGGTGTAGACATCAGGGAAAAGAAAAAGCGGGG AAAAAAGGGATTCTACAAGCATCTGAATATAGACGTATGTGACGTGTTCAGCGACCTGAAGGCAAAGAGAGACTCTCCCATAGCTGACCGGATTTTTATCAGCGGAACGAGACCAAATTGG GTTGTAGAGTACACCAGCGCTGCTACCTTTTCATCAAGCCATGGAGTTGACCAGCATGTACGAATCTTGAATTATCCTCTTCCACGTCATGACTAG
- the LOC137408546 gene encoding uncharacterized protein, whose protein sequence is MASSLFGGCCGLGDMESLQEKTDSEIFSPILSLDKYVADWAYDYFKEDFHSRYSGCAKVGKTFPKRKDVEISIIWTSVKFTHNEPVEVGTKETKSSDVDLSEPPKSTSPEAGFNPRNLMEALHQETFSVKFENTTEKPCETTLSSERTVTASYEVDVHSSVQVGHNLQLSLEAGGDEAMGKVSASYEFNKMLEQYKGEKTTKEQTTKMNTECPVEVKALSVTEAKFVTTYQDFKKTFNISSEFSGRLGVDISEKKKRGKKRFYKHLSIDVCDVFSEIKATRDSPIADRIFISGARPNWVVQYTSAATFSSSHGVDQHVRILNYPLPSHD, encoded by the exons ATGGCAAGCTCTTTGTTTGGAGGATGTTGTGGGCTCGGTGACATGGAGAGTCTACAGGAGAAAACTGATTctgaaat aTTCTCTCCAATTCTCAGCCTTGACAAGTATGTCGCAGACTGGGCATATGACTACTTCAAGGAAGACTTTCATAGTCGCTACTCTGGTTGCGCAAAAGTTGGCAAAACATTTCCCAAACGCAAAGACGTAGAAATAAGCATTATATGGACCAGTGTAAAATTTACCCACA ATGAGCCAGTCGAAGTAGGAACAAAGGAAACAAAGTCATCAGATGTGGATTTATCTGAACCACCCAAAAGTACCAGCCCAGAAGCAGGTTTCAATCCAAGGAATTTAATGGAAGCTCTGCACCAAGAGACCTTTTCTGTGAAG TTTGAAAATACGACTGAGAAACCATGTGAGACGACTCTATCATCAGAGAGGACTGTAACAGCAAGCTATGAAGTAGATGTTCATAGCAGTGTTCAAGTGGGGCACAACCTCCAGCTTTCTTTAGAAGCAGGAGGAGACGAAGCCATG GGAAAAGTTTCAGCATCCTACGAGTTTAACAAAATGCTCGAGCAATACAAAGGTGAGAAGACAACAAAAGAGCAGACAACAAAGATGAATACAGAGTGTCCTGTGGAGGTGAAAGCACTGAGTGTCACAGAGGCAAA GTTTGTGACAACCTATCAGGACTTTAAGAAGACATTTAATATCTCTTCAGAGTTTTCCGGAAGACTTGGTGTTGACATCAGTGAAAAGAAAAAGCGAGG GAAAAAGAGGTTCTACAAGCATCTGAGTATAGATGTATGTGACGTGTTCAGCGAAATAAAGGCAACGAGAGACTCTCCCATAGCTGACCGGATTTTCATCAGCGGAGCAAGACCAAATTGg GTTGTACAGTACACCAGCGCTGCTACCTTTTCATCAAGCCATGGAGTTGACCAGCATGTCCGAATCTTGAATTATCCTCTTCCAAGCCATGACTAG